The Colletotrichum destructivum chromosome 7, complete sequence genome contains the following window.
GGCAGAGTTGTTGCTtccgttgaagctgaagatcctggcctgtgtggctgcaggattggcgctggccaaaggAGACTGAATAGTCTCAAGAGTTGCAATGCACTTGATCGATTGATGCTGTCTGAGTGACAGGtccttgcctcttggctGAAGGAATCAATCAAGACGACAGTTGCTAGAGTCGACTGGGCTCATAactgacggttagtcagggtggccagcggaatatgcatatatgagtgagcagaaaagagtgtcttattcgtactaaagagtggatgggatcaccacaggcttgtgggcctaatgctatcctaataactgttccagagctagggccaggtggaaatgacaggctggcctgtttaagtacagtcagaccatcctggatgggttatgtccatgactcgcatagaagcatgcatggattctgtcagTGAGCCAGGCAGGGTTTGTCCGGTGATGAGTCAGGCCGATTCGAATGCTCTCCGAATTACGTGGGAAGAGCCCCACTACGAAGTATCTCCGCACCGAATAAGCTCCGCGTTGCATCTTACAACAGGTGGCATGCGGGCGAGTTGGGAAGCGTATACACTCACTACTCGAGCAATACTTGAGCACTCGCCGCCCCGAAACTGAAGACCACAGTCCAACCTGCTCGCTCAGTGTATAGCAAGCAAGCTCCCAGAGTATCGTTATTGTTGCAAGGCCGAGACGATGCCTATCGAGATTCAGACTGTTGTCGAGGCCGATCTGCGGCGATGTGCCGAGATTGAGCATTTGGCGTTCGCCGAGAGCTCATCCAACAAGTTGCTATTCCCCGGCCCTTTGCCTGAGGATTTCCTGGGCCTTCAAGCCAGTGATCTGGCCAAAAAACTACGAGAGGATCCAAGCGTGCGCATGTTCAAGGCAGTGGACACTGCGCTCTCGGGCGACGAAGCGATCATTGCGTGGAGCAAATTCAATGTGTATCCTGACGGCATGCCGGTGCCAAAACCACGCGTCTGGGGCCCGGGCAGCAACGAGGAGGCGTGCAATCAGCTGTTTGGCGGCATGGACAGGATGCGCGA
Protein-coding sequences here:
- a CDS encoding Putative GNAT domain, acyl-CoA N-acyltransferase, with product MPIEIQTVVEADLRRCAEIEHLAFAESSSNKLLFPGPLPEDFLGLQASDLAKKLREDPSVRMFKAVDTALSGDEAIIAWSKFNVYPDGMPVPKPRVWGPGSNEEACNQLFGGMDRMRERLMADKPSVYLHILVTDPKHQRRGAGLQLLTPVMQEAVRLGVPVYLESSEPGHPLYTKAGFKDIEEHRVDFSKFGASKPHLSWAMIWELPNRRCP